CACCAACACGAGAAACAGAAATACCTGGGTTAACGGCTGGACGAAGTCCTGAGTTAAACAAGTCTGTTTCAAGGAAGATCTGACCATCGGTAATCGAAATTACGTTGGTCGGTACGAACGCTGACACATCACCAGCTTGGGTTTCAATAATAGGTAAAGCGGTTAACGAACCAGTTTGACCTGTTACTGCACCTTTAGTGAACTTTTCTACATAATTCACGTTTACGCGTGAAGCACGCTCTAATAAACGAGAGTGTAGATAAAAAACGTCACCTGGGTAAGCTTCACGTCCTGGTGGACGCTTCAATAGTAACGAAATTTGACGATAAGCAACTGCTTGCTTAGACAAATCATCATATACTATTAAAGAATCTTCACCGCGGTCACGGAAGTATTCACCCATAGAACAACCAGAATATGGCGCTAAATATTGCAGTGCGGCAGCTTCTGAAGCTGATGCAACTACAACGATAGTGTTAGCTAATGCACCATGTTCTTCAAGCTTGCGTACTACGTTAGCAATGGTCGAAGCTTTCTGACCGATGGCTACATAGACACACTTAATGCCTGAATCTTTCTGGTTGATAATTGCATCGATTGCCATCGCTGTTTTACCAGTCTGACGGTCACCAATAATCAATTCACGTTGACCACGACCAATAGGGATCATGGCATCAACGGCTTTATAACCAGTTTGGATTGGTTGTGATACTGACTTACGTTCAATAACACCAGGGGCAATCACTTCAACAGGAGAGAAACCATCGTTGTCGATAGGTCCTTTTCCGTCAATAGGCTCACCTAGAGTGTTAACAACGCGGCCAAGTAGACCACGACCCACCGGTACTTCAAGAATACGACCAGTGGTTCTAACTTTATCGCCTTCTGCTAAATTAGCATAAGGCCCCATTACTACGGCGCCGACAGAATCACGTTCTAAATTCAACGCGATTGCAAAACAGCCACCAGGCAGTTCGATCATTTCACCTTGCATTACATCGGCTAGGCCGTTAATGCGAATGATGCCGTCACTTACTGCAACGATTGTACCTTCGTTGCGAGCTTCACTAACGACGTCGAACTGCTGGATCCGCTGTTTAATCAGATCGCTGATTTCAGTGGAATTCAGTTGCATGCTCAAACTCCCAATTACGACTGCAGCTTTTCAGACAAACGCGATAACTTACCGCTTACCGAGCCATCAATGACTAGGTCGCCTGATTTAATAATTACACCGCCAATAAGCGATGCGTCGATGCTGCAATTCAGCTTAACTTTGCGTGCGAGACGTTTCTCTAAAGAAACACTAATTTGCTGCTGTTGCTCAGAGCTTAGCTCAGTAGCAGAAACCACATCGGCCTCAACTTCTTTTGCCCACTCATTACGGTATTCAGCAAAAAGTAGCGATACTGTTGACAGTATCCCTAAACGACCGTTTTCAGCCATTACCTTTATCAGGTTTTGACCTTGCTCATTGACTTGCTCACCGCATACTTTTATAAACAGTGTGGCAAGCTGTGTACTCGCGAGAGTACCATTAAGCAGTGGCTTTATTGATTCGTTTTCACTTACCAATGAAGCAAAAGTTAACATTTCTGTCCAACTTTCTACTGCTTTATGCTCAACAGCAAAATCAAAAGCTGCCTTTGCGTAAGGGCGAGCGATGGTGCTTAATTCAGCCATAACTCAACTCCCTTAATCAAATTTCAGCAACAAGTTTATTAACTATGTCACTGTGGGCTTCTGGATCTATCACGCGTTCAAGAATTTTCTCTGCACCAGCGATTGCTAGTAGAGCAACTTGCTTACGCAAATCATCTTTTACGCGATTACGTTCGTTTTCAATTTCTGCTTGACCCTGGGCGATAATTTTAGCTCGCTCAGTTTGTGCTTCAACTTTAGCTTCTTCAACGATTTGAGCCTTACGCTTATTAGCTTGCTCAATAATTTCGTTGGCAGTTACTTTTGCTTCTTTTAGTTGCTCAGTAGCTTTAATTTGTGCTAACTCTAGATCTTTTGCTGCACGGCCGGCATCAGCCAGACCATCAGCAATTTTCTTCTGGCGTTCTTCGATGGCATTCATCAACGGAGGCCATACAAACTTCATGCAAAACCACACGAAGAGAATAAAGGCAACCGTCTGACCGAATAGGGTAGCGTTGAAATTCACAACAGCCTCCTAGTTAGATTAAAGACAGAAGCATTAGTTAAAGCATTGCACCCAATGGGTTAGTAAATAGCATAAATAGCGCAATACCTACACCAATCATAGTTACGGCATCTAAAAGACCCGCTACGATGAACATTTTAACTTGTAACATAGGCGCCATTTCTGGCTGACGAGCTGCACCTTCTAAAAACTTTCCACCTAAAAGGCCGAAACCAATAGCTGTTCCTAATGCACCCATACCAATGAGTAGAGCAACAGCAATTGCCGTCATTCCTAATACAGTTTCCATATCTATCTCCAATATTCTAAATCGTTGTTATTAATGATTTAGGTCAAAAAATTTTCGGTTACCCTTAATGATCTTCATGCGCCATGCTTAAATAAACAATGGTCAACATCATGAAAATAAATGCTTGTAAAGTAATAACTAAAATATGGAAAATTAACCAACCTAGTTGTAATCCTACACCTAGAGCAGATAACGCCATGTTAGAACCGTACATCAATGCAATAAGGATAAATATCAACTCACCAGCGTACAAGTTACCAAATAGTCGTAGAGCCAATGAAATCGGCTTCGCAACTAGAGTCACTGTTTCTAATAATAAGTTGACGGGTATCATTGCCCAATGGTTAAAAGGCTGAAAAGTTAGTTCTTTAACAAAACCTGAAACACCTTTGACTTTAATGCTGTAATAAATAATCAGCACAAACACACCAAGAGCTAAGCTGAAGGTAATGTTAACGTCTGTAGTCGGAACAACTTTTAGGT
This region of Shewanella livingstonensis genomic DNA includes:
- the atpF gene encoding F0F1 ATP synthase subunit B, encoding MNFNATLFGQTVAFILFVWFCMKFVWPPLMNAIEERQKKIADGLADAGRAAKDLELAQIKATEQLKEAKVTANEIIEQANKRKAQIVEEAKVEAQTERAKIIAQGQAEIENERNRVKDDLRKQVALLAIAGAEKILERVIDPEAHSDIVNKLVAEI
- the atpE gene encoding F0F1 ATP synthase subunit C, which encodes METVLGMTAIAVALLIGMGALGTAIGFGLLGGKFLEGAARQPEMAPMLQVKMFIVAGLLDAVTMIGVGIALFMLFTNPLGAML
- the atpB gene encoding F0F1 ATP synthase subunit A; this encodes MSATGEEMTQQSYIQHHLTNLTVGEGFWTWNIDSLLFSVGLGMLFLWLFYRAGKKATTGVPGKFQCFVEIIVEFVDSSVKETFHGRNPVIAPLALTIFVWIFMMNFMDMIPVDWLPSLALLAGVPYLKVVPTTDVNITFSLALGVFVLIIYYSIKVKGVSGFVKELTFQPFNHWAMIPVNLLLETVTLVAKPISLALRLFGNLYAGELIFILIALMYGSNMALSALGVGLQLGWLIFHILVITLQAFIFMMLTIVYLSMAHEDH
- the atpA gene encoding F0F1 ATP synthase subunit alpha; this translates as MQLNSTEISDLIKQRIQQFDVVSEARNEGTIVAVSDGIIRINGLADVMQGEMIELPGGCFAIALNLERDSVGAVVMGPYANLAEGDKVRTTGRILEVPVGRGLLGRVVNTLGEPIDGKGPIDNDGFSPVEVIAPGVIERKSVSQPIQTGYKAVDAMIPIGRGQRELIIGDRQTGKTAMAIDAIINQKDSGIKCVYVAIGQKASTIANVVRKLEEHGALANTIVVVASASEAAALQYLAPYSGCSMGEYFRDRGEDSLIVYDDLSKQAVAYRQISLLLKRPPGREAYPGDVFYLHSRLLERASRVNVNYVEKFTKGAVTGQTGSLTALPIIETQAGDVSAFVPTNVISITDGQIFLETDLFNSGLRPAVNPGISVSRVGGAAQTKIIKKLSGGIRTALAQYRELAAFSQFASDLDDATRAQLEHGERVTELMKQKQYAPMSVAAQSVSIFAAEKGYLKGVALNEIGRFEASLLSYMNSQHADLMNTINATGDYNADIEGELKAGMDKFIETQTW
- the atpH gene encoding F0F1 ATP synthase subunit delta, whose translation is MAELSTIARPYAKAAFDFAVEHKAVESWTEMLTFASLVSENESIKPLLNGTLASTQLATLFIKVCGEQVNEQGQNLIKVMAENGRLGILSTVSLLFAEYRNEWAKEVEADVVSATELSSEQQQQISVSLEKRLARKVKLNCSIDASLIGGVIIKSGDLVIDGSVSGKLSRLSEKLQS